In Silene latifolia isolate original U9 population chromosome X, ASM4854445v1, whole genome shotgun sequence, the following proteins share a genomic window:
- the LOC141619821 gene encoding putative peroxygenase 3: protein MGEPQRSEEAMQTIASKAPITAIRPIKTDLESKLPKPYLARAVAAPDTDNVNGTWSHKHNNMSVLQQHVAFFDQNADGIIYPYETFKGFRNLGFNVFASFIFMILVHVTMSYPTLPSWFPSPFFPIYIENIHKAKHGSDTATYDTEGRFVPANIENIFSKYGHTKPDKLSLKELWQMTQANRNVFDFFGWAASKIEWGVLYMIAKDDEGFLSKESVRRCFDGSLFEYVAKVHKARNGPKKMA, encoded by the exons ATGGGGGAACCTCAAAGATCAGAAGAAGCCATGCAAACAATTGCATCCAAGGCACCAATTACAGCAATTAGGCCTATCAAAACTGATTTGGAGTCTAAACTTCCTAAGCCTT ACTTGGCTCGAGCAGTGGCAGCACCAGATACGGATAATGTAAATGGGACATGGAGTCACAAACATAACAATATGTCCGTGCTCCAACAACACGTTGCCTTCTTCGATCAAAATGCTGACGGAATTATTTACCCTTATGAGACCTTCAAAG GATTTCGCAACCTAGGTTTCAATGTCTTTGCTTCTTTCATCTTCATGATTCTTGTTCATGTAACCATGAGTTATCCTACATTGCCG TCATGGTTTCCGTCACCTTTCTTCCCGATTTACATAGAAAACATACACAAGGCTAAGCATGGAAGCGATACAGCAACCTATGACACCGAGGGAAG GTTTGTTCCAGCAAATATTGAGAACATATTTAGCAAGTACGGCCACACCAAGCCCGATAAGCTCTCGCTTAAAGAACTCTGGCAGATGACTCAGGCAAATAGAAATGTGTTCGATTTTTTCGGATG GGCTGCAAGTAAGATCGAATGGGGAGTTCTTTACATGATTGCTAAAGACGATGAAGGGTTCTTGTCAAAAGAATCGGTTAGGCGTTGTTTCGATGGAAGCTTGTTCGAATACGTTGCCAAGGTGCACAAGGCAAGAAATGGCCCTAAGAAAATGGCATAG